The Parabacteroides sp. AD58 genome includes a window with the following:
- a CDS encoding trimeric intracellular cation channel family protein — MIDFITLCDYVGTFAFAISGIRLASAKKFDWFGAYVVGVVTAVGGGTIRDVLLNATPFWMMQLSYLVISGLALLFVLIFRKYVVRLNNTFFIFDAIGLGLFAVVGIAKTLEFGFPMWVAIVMGTITGAFGGMMRDILINEEPLIFRKDIYALACVFGGLIYYICVCLDVPLYFTQFVSAVSVFIARVVAVKYHISLPALKGEE; from the coding sequence ATGATAGACTTCATTACTTTATGTGATTATGTAGGAACATTTGCTTTCGCCATTAGTGGAATTCGCCTGGCTTCGGCAAAGAAATTTGATTGGTTTGGAGCCTATGTTGTAGGTGTTGTTACTGCTGTTGGCGGCGGAACCATTCGGGATGTATTACTGAATGCAACGCCATTCTGGATGATGCAGTTGTCTTATTTGGTTATTTCTGGGTTAGCGCTTCTATTCGTATTGATTTTCCGGAAATATGTAGTTCGTCTGAATAACACATTCTTTATATTTGATGCGATCGGGCTGGGGCTGTTTGCCGTGGTCGGTATAGCTAAAACCCTTGAATTTGGCTTTCCGATGTGGGTAGCCATTGTGATGGGAACGATTACCGGAGCATTTGGCGGTATGATGCGAGACATTCTGATTAACGAAGAGCCGCTTATCTTCCGGAAAGATATTTATGCCTTGGCTTGTGTATTCGGCGGGTTGATTTATTATATCTGTGTCTGCTTGGATGTTCCATTGTATTTTACACAATTCGTCTCGGCCGTATCTGTCTTTATCGCACGTGTCGTAGCTGTCAAGTATCATATCAGTTTGCCGGCTTTGAAAGGGGAAGAATAA
- a CDS encoding DUF3943 domain-containing protein: MKLKYIYIIFFSILCFQYSYGQEYLPQMESRYFISDSTSFAKPKPFRAAGEVIGTNLAVWAFDRYVVKESWARINWNTIKSNFRRGPVWDSDKFTTNLFAHPYHGGLYFNAARSNGLNFWQSIPYSAGGSLLWEFFMENEAPSINDMLATTFGGVALGEITYRLSDLFIDNRATGWERVGREILTGIISPMRGINRLITGESWKRKSYKGRSYSNVPVNLILSMGPRFLADEEKSKKGSSSLHFDLALNYGNPFNDENYAPYEWFRFKLGLDVIHQPLINQVNAIGALWGKNVWQKDNRSLMFGIFQHFDYYDSDINTKNNQQIAPYRISEAAAAGLGAIYYRNPEAGNKTLVYGELYTNGIALGASLSDYMKLGERDYNLGSGYSIKGGAGLIYNKQLALLLNLENYHIFTWKGYDPDLDWSTVDPNELSVQGDKSNARLTVFSILLAYQFKKQWSIALSNRFFNRKTDYKYHDTVDYATYDLMLKVGYRL, translated from the coding sequence ATGAAACTAAAATATATCTATATAATCTTCTTTTCCATTCTCTGTTTTCAATACAGTTACGGACAAGAATATCTGCCACAGATGGAATCCCGTTATTTCATCAGCGATTCGACTTCCTTTGCCAAACCCAAACCTTTTCGGGCTGCCGGTGAAGTAATTGGAACGAATCTGGCTGTCTGGGCATTCGACCGGTATGTCGTAAAAGAAAGCTGGGCCCGCATCAACTGGAACACCATCAAAAGTAACTTCAGGCGCGGTCCGGTATGGGACAGCGATAAATTTACCACCAACCTGTTTGCTCATCCTTATCATGGCGGATTATACTTCAACGCGGCACGCAGCAATGGTCTGAATTTCTGGCAATCTATTCCTTATTCGGCCGGTGGAAGCCTGCTGTGGGAATTTTTCATGGAGAATGAAGCTCCTTCGATTAATGATATGTTGGCCACTACTTTCGGTGGAGTTGCTTTGGGAGAAATCACCTATCGGCTGTCAGATCTGTTTATTGACAACCGGGCAACCGGTTGGGAACGTGTCGGGCGGGAAATACTTACCGGCATCATTTCGCCCATGCGGGGAATCAACCGCCTCATCACCGGAGAATCTTGGAAACGGAAAAGTTATAAAGGTCGCAGTTATTCGAATGTTCCTGTCAACCTGATCCTCAGCATGGGGCCCCGATTCTTAGCCGATGAAGAAAAGTCAAAGAAAGGCTCTTCCAGTCTGCATTTCGATTTAGCCTTGAATTATGGTAATCCTTTCAACGATGAGAATTACGCCCCTTATGAATGGTTCCGTTTCAAGTTAGGTCTGGATGTTATCCACCAACCGCTCATCAATCAGGTGAATGCCATCGGAGCCTTGTGGGGCAAGAATGTATGGCAGAAAGACAACCGTTCGCTGATGTTCGGAATCTTCCAGCATTTCGACTACTACGATTCTGACATCAACACGAAAAACAACCAGCAAATTGCTCCTTACCGTATATCCGAAGCGGCGGCTGCCGGTTTGGGTGCAATTTATTACAGGAATCCGGAAGCAGGAAACAAAACCTTGGTTTATGGCGAATTGTACACCAACGGAATTGCATTAGGAGCCAGTTTATCAGATTATATGAAGTTAGGCGAACGCGATTATAACTTGGGAAGCGGATACAGTATTAAAGGCGGAGCCGGTTTGATTTATAACAAACAGTTAGCTCTCTTGTTAAACCTGGAAAACTATCATATATTTACCTGGAAAGGATACGATCCGGACTTAGACTGGAGCACGGTTGATCCGAATGAATTAAGTGTGCAAGGCGACAAGAGCAATGCCCGACTGACGGTATTCTCCATTCTTCTGGCCTATCAGTTCAAGAAACAATGGAGCATAGCCCTTTCCAATCGTTTCTTCAACCGGAAAACGGATTACAAATATCACGATACAGTAGATTACGCTACATACGACCTGATGCTAAAAGTGGGGTATCGTTTATAA
- a CDS encoding asparaginase, whose translation MTDNKQQASILLIYTGGTIGMIENPETGLLEVFDFQHLAENVPELKFLGHHVDTYQFDPPLDSSAMGPDSWMKIVKIIADTYQKYDGFVILHGTDTMSYTASALSFMLENLAKPVILTGSQLPIGMLRTDGKENLITAIEIAAAKENGFPIVPEVCVFFENELMRGNRTCKANADNFNAFRSYNYPSLAHAGIHIKYDVTQIYYPVSRRPLKPHYLLDRNIAILKLFPGISPSVVESILNIPGLKGVVMETFGSGNAPLNKWFLEMLEDAVGRGVVIVNVSQCRAGSVEMHRYETGQKLLEIGVISGYDSTTESAVTKLMFLFGHGLTPNEVKEHMNCSLIGEITIPDSFVRP comes from the coding sequence ATGACGGATAATAAGCAGCAGGCATCTATCTTATTGATATATACAGGTGGAACAATCGGTATGATTGAGAACCCCGAAACCGGATTGTTGGAGGTATTCGATTTTCAGCATCTGGCCGAAAATGTTCCCGAATTGAAGTTCTTGGGACATCATGTGGATACCTACCAGTTTGATCCGCCATTGGATTCGTCGGCTATGGGACCGGATTCGTGGATGAAAATCGTAAAGATTATAGCTGATACGTATCAGAAGTATGATGGATTTGTAATCTTACACGGAACGGATACCATGTCATATACGGCTTCTGCCTTGAGCTTTATGCTGGAGAATCTGGCAAAGCCGGTTATCCTGACGGGTTCCCAATTACCTATCGGCATGCTGCGGACAGATGGGAAAGAAAACCTGATTACCGCTATTGAAATAGCTGCCGCCAAAGAGAACGGGTTCCCGATTGTCCCGGAAGTCTGTGTGTTTTTTGAGAATGAATTAATGCGCGGAAACCGGACCTGCAAAGCCAATGCCGACAATTTCAATGCTTTCCGTTCGTATAATTATCCGTCGTTGGCACATGCCGGAATCCATATCAAATATGATGTGACACAGATTTATTATCCGGTATCCCGTCGTCCTTTAAAGCCTCATTACTTGCTGGATCGGAACATCGCCATTCTGAAACTTTTCCCGGGAATATCACCTTCTGTCGTGGAATCTATATTGAACATTCCCGGATTGAAAGGAGTTGTGATGGAAACATTCGGCAGTGGTAATGCTCCACTCAATAAGTGGTTTCTGGAAATGCTGGAAGATGCAGTCGGACGCGGGGTAGTAATCGTAAATGTTTCGCAATGCCGGGCAGGAAGTGTAGAAATGCACCGGTATGAAACCGGACAGAAATTGCTTGAGATTGGTGTCATCAGCGGATATGACAGTACGACAGAAAGTGCTGTAACCAAGTTGATGTTCTTGTTCGGACACGGATTGACTCCGAACGAGGTGAAAGAGCACATGAATTGTTCGTTGATTGGTGAAATCACCATTCCAGACTCATTTGTGCGCCCTTAA
- a CDS encoding bile acid:sodium symporter family protein has protein sequence MLNFIKNWTLPIAMLAGVVGYLLFVNVPLLEPTKPFVNSLIAFLTPTLIFAQLLLTFCKVNVRDLLPVRWHGWLLLFQICSCLLMVAVLLLSKLDVAYREVFEGAMVCLICPTATAAAVITGKLGGSVSALTTYTLLSNILAAVAVPLLFPLVEPHADLSFFTAFLKILSKVFPLLLCPFFAAWLIRLYLPKLHQWLLNLHDLAFYLWAVALTIVTAQTFKSLVESDTPASVKMLIALAGLFACAVQFLLGKKIGAHYHDRISAGQALGQKNTVLAIWMAYTYLDPVSSLAPGSYVLWQNIINSYQLWKKRKKEGK, from the coding sequence ATGTTGAATTTCATCAAGAACTGGACCTTGCCCATTGCTATGCTGGCAGGTGTCGTGGGATATCTATTGTTTGTAAATGTTCCTTTGTTAGAGCCAACTAAGCCCTTCGTAAATAGTTTAATAGCCTTCTTGACTCCTACATTGATTTTTGCCCAGTTACTGCTTACCTTCTGTAAGGTAAATGTTCGGGATTTACTGCCGGTGCGCTGGCATGGCTGGTTGCTTCTGTTTCAGATATGCTCTTGTTTGCTGATGGTAGCTGTTTTGTTACTGAGTAAACTAGATGTGGCTTATCGGGAAGTGTTTGAAGGAGCGATGGTTTGTCTGATCTGTCCTACGGCTACGGCTGCTGCGGTTATTACCGGCAAATTAGGTGGTAGTGTTTCTGCTCTGACAACCTATACGTTGTTATCCAATATTTTGGCTGCTGTGGCTGTTCCTTTATTATTCCCATTGGTCGAACCACATGCCGACTTGTCTTTTTTTACTGCTTTCCTAAAGATATTAAGTAAAGTCTTTCCATTATTACTGTGTCCGTTCTTTGCTGCCTGGCTGATTCGTTTGTATTTACCGAAACTACATCAATGGTTATTGAATTTACATGACTTGGCTTTTTATTTGTGGGCTGTCGCTTTAACCATTGTAACGGCGCAGACTTTTAAATCGTTGGTAGAAAGCGATACTCCTGCATCTGTTAAGATGCTGATTGCCTTAGCTGGCTTGTTTGCTTGTGCTGTTCAGTTCCTGTTGGGAAAGAAGATTGGTGCGCATTACCACGACCGGATCAGTGCAGGTCAGGCTTTGGGACAAAAGAATACCGTCCTGGCAATCTGGATGGCTTATACGTATTTGGATCCGGTATCGTCGTTGGCTCCCGGTTCATACGTTTTATGGCAGAACATCATCAACAGCTATCAGCTTTGGAAGAAACGGAAGAAGGAAGGGAAATGA